The proteins below come from a single Bombyx mori chromosome 19, ASM3026992v2 genomic window:
- the CSP3 gene encoding chemosensory protein 3 precursor, which yields MNSLIAFCLFAVLAVALARPDDKYTDRYDNVNLDEVLSNSRLLQPYIKCILDKDRCAPDAKELKEHIREALETECAKCTEAQKKGTRRVIGHLINNESKSWNELTAKYDPENKFTAKYEKELREIKA from the exons ATGAATTCCCTCATCGCATTCTGCCTGTTTGCCGTTTTGGCCGTGGCTCTCGCCAGACCTGACGACAAGTACACCGATCGCTACGACAACGTTAATTTAGATGAGGTCCTCAGCAATTCTCGACTTCTTCAGCCTTACATCAAATGTATCCTCGACAAGGACAGGTGTGCCCCTGACGCTAAGGAGTTGAAGG AACACATCAGGGAGGCACTCGAGACCGAATGCGCGAAATGTACCGAAGCCCAGAAGAAGGGTACTCGACGTGTTATCGGCCATCTAATTAATAACGAAAGCAAATCCTGGAATGAGCTGACCGCTAAATACGACCCCGAAAATAAATTTACAGCCAAATACGAAAAGGAGCTTCGTGAAATCAAAGCTTAA
- the CSP2 gene encoding chemosensory protein 2 precursor, protein MKSVILICFLGVATVVIARPKTPFDNINIEEIFENRRLLLGYINCILERGNCTRAGKDLKSSLKNVLEENCDKCSEDQRKSIIKVINYLVSSEPESWNQLKSKYDPEGKYLIKYEAKMESN, encoded by the exons ATGAAGTCTGTTATTTTGATATGTTTTTTGGGTGTCGCGACGGTAGTTATTGCTCGTCCAAAAACACCTTTTGACAACATCAATATTGAGGAAATTTTTGAAAATCGACGTTTATTGTTAGGCTACATTAACTGTATTCTCGAGCGAGGAAACTGCACTCGTGCCGGAAAAGACCTTAaat ctagtttaaaaaaCGTATTAGAAGAAAACTGTGACAAATGCAGCGAAGACCAACGGAAGAGTATCATCAAAGTCATTAATTATTTGGTGAGCAGCGAACCGGAAAGCTGGAACCAACTCAAATCGAAGTACGACCCTGAAGGGAAATATTTAATCAAGTACGAAGCTAAAATGGAATCTAACTAA
- the CSP1 gene encoding chemosensory protein 1 isoform X1, which translates to MKCLTIAALLFVAGLSIAEKYTDKYDNIDVDEILENRKLLVPYIKCVLDEGRCTPDGKELKAHIKDGMQTACAKCTDKQKVSARKIVKHIKQHEADYWEQMKAKYDPKDEFKEIYEGFLAGQN; encoded by the exons ATGAAGTGTCTAACAATTGCTGCACTTTTATTCGTGGCGGGCTTATCGATTGCCGAGAAGTACACTGACAAGTATGACAACATAGATGTTGATGAAATTCTTGAGAACCGAAAGCTACTGGTTCCTTACATAAAATGCGTATTGGACGAAGGCCGCTGCACTCCCGATGGGAAGGAACTTAAag CTCATATCAAAGACGGAATGCAGACAGCGTGTGCGAAGTGTACAGATAAACAGAAGGTGTCAGCCAGAAAGATCGTTAAACACATTAAGCAGCACGAAGCTGATTACTGGGAGCAGATGAAGGCCAAATATGATCCCAAAgatgaattcaaagaaatctacGAGGGATTCCTCGCTGGTCAAAACTAA